A region of Thermodesulfobium sp. 4217-1 DNA encodes the following proteins:
- the pglZ gene encoding BREX-4 system phosphatase PglZ has protein sequence MSIEAVNKYLSSSVKTPYFLIVGDGQYKGVKDKLLELGFTLVKVSDYCGGDDKLPDIDSLLERLKNADVKTSDNKLVVVGLGEYLALRGNNEAASILSQLKDLNVGSTKVVLLLRGVATQINDFQTDPRFDNRRFCMLDNANCDLSFTLAVPSVGLSTLPGIKALLIKLENGLCGNFVVNTTVNLDKALFNIHKIVNAYEGIKFTVHDFNLPSSCGSNMQWDELLKELTQNSDSLDAVFEKNGFKDNLDVDFYIRLTGPEYKSWLYFIALKSKSNILSNSYLRFVLDNTNCFEDFKTNVLNAIIEVRHDDNRFRTYYAERKRLVEKFPESDIANFVISNQINIDKSIYKLTNNTMVERKEIIAWVSQNGVIPEINEIYPALSDYLKEYVFNCGDLSNLLTEYFDEYKKQKVSNTLKADFIEKVEKLAQSREFNRLPTRNEIIDGINKDDTYLYWLDSLGVEYLAFIAELARNRNLSVTIKIARAELPTLTSFNHDFFDNWQNGKEKNDQLDKIKHSDTDGYNSDNNDLPTHLAKELVTITDAIDKAATELAQRHYKRFLIVSDHGASRLAVLRHKEEKYDTDTQGEHSGRCCKSFEPYDLPFAAEENGYLVLADYGRFKGSRAANVEVHGGASLEEVVIPVIELTLQDSKISVKIVEEFVTVDFRTGTEITLFFNPPAKNVSIVLNGKRYPAFVLDGLHYKVALPDIKRAGNYSADVYAGDDLIGEVQIKAQGKSGKKNDEFEDLF, from the coding sequence ATGTCGATTGAAGCAGTAAATAAATATCTATCCTCCAGCGTTAAGACTCCTTACTTTTTAATCGTCGGTGATGGGCAGTATAAGGGTGTCAAGGATAAATTGTTGGAATTAGGATTTACTTTAGTCAAAGTAAGCGACTATTGCGGTGGCGATGATAAATTGCCGGACATCGACAGCTTGTTAGAACGCCTTAAGAACGCCGATGTGAAAACGAGTGATAACAAACTGGTTGTAGTTGGACTTGGTGAATATCTAGCTCTTCGTGGAAATAACGAAGCTGCGAGCATTTTATCGCAATTGAAAGACTTAAACGTTGGGAGCACGAAAGTGGTTTTACTTCTGCGTGGAGTTGCCACTCAAATTAATGACTTTCAAACAGACCCGCGTTTTGACAATCGACGTTTCTGCATGCTTGATAATGCAAATTGCGATTTGTCTTTCACACTTGCCGTTCCATCTGTCGGCCTGTCGACTCTGCCAGGAATAAAGGCTCTACTCATAAAACTCGAAAACGGTTTATGTGGGAATTTTGTAGTTAACACTACGGTTAATCTTGATAAAGCCCTATTTAACATCCATAAAATAGTTAATGCTTACGAGGGTATTAAATTTACCGTGCACGACTTTAATCTACCAAGCTCTTGCGGCAGTAATATGCAGTGGGATGAACTGCTAAAGGAGTTAACACAAAACAGCGACTCACTTGATGCAGTTTTTGAAAAAAATGGATTTAAGGACAACCTTGATGTCGATTTTTATATTCGATTAACTGGACCAGAATATAAGAGTTGGCTTTACTTCATTGCTTTGAAAAGCAAGTCTAACATTTTATCAAATAGCTATTTGCGCTTTGTGCTGGATAATACGAATTGTTTTGAAGACTTTAAGACAAACGTTCTAAATGCAATAATCGAAGTTAGACACGATGATAACCGCTTTAGAACTTATTATGCAGAACGGAAAAGGCTGGTAGAGAAATTCCCTGAATCAGATATTGCAAATTTCGTTATAAGCAATCAAATAAATATAGATAAAAGCATTTATAAATTAACAAACAACACTATGGTAGAGAGAAAAGAAATTATAGCCTGGGTTTCTCAAAATGGGGTCATACCTGAAATTAACGAAATATATCCTGCACTATCGGATTATTTAAAAGAGTATGTCTTTAATTGTGGTGACCTGTCAAATCTGCTGACGGAATATTTTGACGAATATAAAAAACAGAAAGTTTCCAATACACTAAAAGCCGATTTCATCGAAAAAGTGGAGAAACTCGCCCAGAGTCGTGAATTTAACCGATTGCCCACACGCAACGAAATAATTGACGGTATAAATAAAGACGACACTTATCTTTATTGGCTCGATTCACTCGGCGTTGAATATTTGGCATTCATAGCTGAATTGGCGCGCAATCGTAATTTATCAGTAACAATTAAAATTGCTCGTGCAGAACTGCCTACCTTAACTTCTTTTAACCATGATTTTTTCGATAATTGGCAAAACGGTAAAGAAAAAAACGATCAGCTCGATAAAATAAAACATAGCGATACGGATGGTTATAATTCCGATAACAATGATTTGCCTACTCATCTTGCAAAAGAGTTGGTTACTATTACGGATGCTATTGATAAGGCCGCCACAGAACTTGCCCAGCGTCATTACAAGCGTTTTCTAATTGTAAGTGACCACGGAGCCTCTCGTCTTGCCGTGTTAAGACATAAAGAAGAAAAATATGACACAGACACTCAAGGCGAACACTCTGGACGCTGTTGTAAATCTTTTGAACCATACGATCTACCTTTTGCGGCCGAAGAGAACGGCTATCTTGTGCTTGCTGACTACGGAAGATTTAAAGGAAGCCGTGCAGCTAATGTTGAAGTTCATGGAGGAGCATCACTGGAAGAGGTCGTCATTCCCGTTATCGAATTAACATTACAAGATAGCAAAATCTCAGTTAAAATAGTAGAAGAATTTGTGACAGTTGATTTCCGCACAGGAACAGAGATAACGCTTTTCTTTAATCCACCAGCGAAAAATGTTTCAATCGTTTTAAACGGCAAACGTTATCCTGCTTTTGTGCTTGATGGCCTTCACTACAAAGTAGCGCTCCCTGATATAAAGCGAGCAGGCAATTATTCTGCTGATGTTTACGCGGGCGATGACTTAATCGGGGAAGTGCAAATTAAGGCACAAGGCAAAAGTGGCAAAAAAAATGATGAATTTGAAGATTTGTTTTAA
- a CDS encoding MBL fold metallo-hydrolase produces the protein MDLRITILAENSVVLPFDVIGEHGFSAFVETPNFNFLFDTGQGKALLNNSIALKKDLSSIKFLYISHGHYDHVGGIVDLLKFKAPIETYSHPDIFSNRYWSIGNTRRYIGIPFSQFYLESLGVKFNFHKEFTEIEKGIFSSGEVERKTKFEKIDKEMKVVNANGDLVQDEIWDDFSLAIETPKGLVVLLGCAHAGIINILNHFINKTGKKEIYAVIGGTHLGFASQEQINSVLEVIEKYNIQKLGASHCTGMEVGAKLYNKLKDRFFFASAGSVFEI, from the coding sequence ATGGATTTAAGAATTACTATTTTAGCCGAAAATAGCGTAGTGCTTCCATTTGACGTTATTGGGGAACATGGTTTTAGCGCTTTTGTAGAAACCCCCAACTTCAACTTTTTATTTGATACTGGACAAGGCAAAGCATTGTTAAATAACTCGATTGCTTTGAAAAAAGATTTAAGCAGTATAAAGTTTTTGTATATATCTCATGGGCATTACGATCATGTAGGCGGTATTGTAGACCTTTTAAAATTTAAAGCCCCAATTGAAACATACTCACATCCAGACATATTTTCTAATAGATATTGGTCAATTGGTAATACAAGAAGGTATATAGGTATACCATTTAGTCAATTTTATCTTGAAAGTCTGGGCGTTAAATTTAATTTTCATAAAGAATTTACAGAGATAGAAAAAGGCATTTTTTCATCTGGAGAAGTTGAACGTAAAACAAAATTTGAGAAAATTGATAAAGAAATGAAAGTTGTAAACGCCAATGGCGATTTGGTCCAAGATGAGATTTGGGATGATTTTTCTTTAGCAATAGAAACGCCAAAAGGTCTTGTGGTTCTATTGGGTTGTGCTCACGCTGGCATAATAAACATTCTAAATCACTTTATAAACAAAACAGGTAAAAAAGAAATATATGCTGTAATAGGAGGAACCCACTTAGGCTTTGCTTCACAAGAGCAGATTAATAGTGTCCTTGAAGTGATAGAAAAATACAATATACAGAAATTGGGTGCCTCTCATTGCACGGGCATGGAAGTTGGAGCAAAATTGTATAATAAGCTCAAAGATAGATTTTTCTTTGCAAGCGCTGGTAGCGTATTTGAAATATAA
- a CDS encoding phosphoadenosine phosphosulfate reductase family protein, which yields MYSYTYDKKTGGILINSSPTISSKEPRPLYAAELDILGFDKYWKYDKQNELPYMWAEANNYWYRGTLVAKLKGGNLYTAPEIIIPKDDDGNPVTPEPEGNALRTIDIETMVNANREMLEIIEQTTVKKILAIYEKYKNKLDLFYVAFSGGKDSAVLLDLVKKALPKGGFVVVFGDTGMEFPDTYDIVEKTKLKCEEEGIPFYIAKSHLDPKESWKLFGPPSRVLRWCCSVHKSTPQTLKLREITGKSNYVGLAFVGVRAYESATRSKYEYENYGKKQKGQYSHNSILEWTSAEVWLYIYANDISINEAYQKGSARIGCICCPMGGSKASFIEHTNYPKESEVLLSYIKESNARTFITSKDYISRGGWNARKNGHFLTNNKKIYSETTKNGEIIINVISPKTDWKEWIKVLGDLYEKESNYIIDFKSQSFAFICELKKEGYTIRLSERYAKENPLFGKLFRYTFRKAAYCIPCKTCMAICKNGCISFKGKLRIENCNHCFDCYSMETGCLAYHSLNIPNEEGGKMKSLNTFSNHAPKTEWLKDFFEHQSDFLENNTLGRVQKPFYKRFLKDANLVKNNEATAFAKLGAVLTWDTDVFLGFMFINLVTNNPQFAWYIHEMDIGRAYRRIELENSLTASGQSKDNISSIINAFKRLTETPFGTILHFGYITDDGDLVRTKCSISDLRVALYGLFKFAEKCNNYKEFTLATLLNDSIERDGISPTRIFGLERDEMKPILLGLSAKYPEFISSSFTHDLEKISLTEDKTSSDVLNLFREEQTNV from the coding sequence TTGTATTCATATACATACGACAAGAAGACAGGCGGGATATTGATAAACTCATCACCTACTATTAGCTCAAAAGAACCTCGCCCCTTATATGCAGCTGAGCTTGACATTTTAGGATTTGATAAATATTGGAAATACGATAAGCAAAATGAATTGCCTTATATGTGGGCTGAAGCAAACAACTATTGGTATCGAGGGACACTTGTCGCCAAACTTAAAGGAGGCAATCTCTACACAGCACCTGAGATAATCATTCCAAAAGATGACGATGGCAATCCAGTGACGCCAGAACCAGAAGGCAATGCCCTGCGTACAATTGATATTGAGACAATGGTAAATGCAAATCGTGAGATGCTCGAAATCATAGAGCAAACTACTGTAAAAAAGATATTAGCAATCTATGAAAAATACAAAAACAAGCTTGACCTATTTTACGTAGCCTTCTCAGGAGGAAAAGATAGTGCGGTCTTGCTTGATCTCGTAAAAAAAGCTCTGCCAAAAGGAGGCTTTGTTGTCGTATTCGGTGATACAGGTATGGAATTTCCTGATACATACGATATAGTAGAGAAAACGAAACTCAAATGTGAAGAAGAAGGAATACCTTTTTATATAGCAAAATCCCATCTGGATCCGAAAGAATCATGGAAGTTGTTTGGACCCCCATCGCGCGTGTTAAGATGGTGCTGCAGCGTTCATAAAAGCACACCACAAACGCTGAAGCTACGAGAAATTACAGGAAAGAGCAATTATGTCGGATTAGCATTCGTAGGTGTACGAGCTTATGAGAGCGCAACTCGGTCCAAATACGAATATGAGAATTATGGTAAAAAACAAAAGGGACAATACAGCCATAACTCCATTTTAGAGTGGACATCAGCAGAAGTATGGCTTTATATATATGCTAACGACATTTCTATTAATGAGGCATATCAAAAAGGTAGTGCAAGGATAGGATGTATTTGTTGTCCTATGGGAGGTTCTAAAGCAAGTTTTATAGAACACACAAATTATCCAAAAGAATCAGAAGTATTACTATCTTATATAAAAGAAAGTAATGCAAGAACTTTTATTACATCAAAAGACTATATTTCAAGAGGTGGTTGGAATGCAAGGAAAAATGGACATTTTCTTACTAATAATAAGAAAATATATTCCGAAACCACTAAAAATGGCGAAATTATCATAAATGTTATCTCACCAAAAACCGATTGGAAAGAATGGATAAAAGTCCTCGGAGATTTATATGAAAAAGAGAGCAACTATATCATAGATTTCAAAAGTCAATCTTTCGCTTTCATCTGCGAATTAAAGAAAGAAGGCTATACTATTAGATTATCAGAGAGGTATGCAAAAGAAAACCCTTTGTTCGGAAAATTGTTTCGCTACACATTCAGGAAAGCGGCATATTGTATACCCTGCAAAACATGCATGGCAATTTGTAAAAATGGTTGTATTTCTTTCAAAGGAAAATTAAGAATTGAAAACTGCAATCATTGTTTTGATTGCTATTCTATGGAAACAGGCTGTTTAGCTTACCATTCACTAAATATACCTAATGAGGAGGGTGGAAAAATGAAATCTCTAAATACTTTTAGTAATCATGCTCCGAAAACCGAATGGCTGAAAGATTTCTTTGAACACCAATCGGACTTTCTTGAAAACAACACGTTAGGACGTGTTCAAAAACCTTTTTATAAACGATTTCTAAAAGATGCTAATCTTGTTAAGAACAATGAGGCTACCGCGTTTGCTAAATTAGGTGCGGTATTGACATGGGATACCGATGTCTTTTTGGGATTCATGTTCATTAATCTTGTTACAAATAATCCTCAGTTCGCTTGGTATATACATGAAATGGACATCGGTAGGGCATACAGACGTATCGAATTGGAAAATAGCCTTACTGCTAGCGGGCAAAGTAAAGATAATATTTCAAGCATAATAAATGCTTTCAAACGCTTAACAGAAACTCCATTTGGTACCATACTACATTTCGGCTATATCACAGATGACGGCGATCTTGTACGTACAAAATGTTCTATTTCCGATCTTCGTGTAGCACTTTATGGCTTATTCAAGTTTGCAGAAAAGTGCAATAATTATAAAGAATTTACACTTGCTACATTATTAAATGACAGTATAGAGCGCGATGGAATTAGTCCTACCAGAATTTTCGGGCTTGAACGTGATGAAATGAAGCCTATTTTATTGGGACTTTCTGCAAAATATCCAGAGTTCATTTCATCGTCTTTTACGCACGACTTAGAAAAAATATCACTTACAGAGGATAAGACATCGTCAGATGTGCTCAACCTATTTAGAGAGGAGCAAACAAATGTCTAG
- the brxL gene encoding BREX system Lon protease-like protein BrxL, with product MIEKLRNYFDEMVVYKDLKKSNFLSALSLPSFMRDWLLKRFEGEDGYFDPDELARFVRTYLPRKDDWTAIKNRVIIENERVKFLAKVSVDIDIKTREVSFSLPDFGLTSKDTIIEDSVWDICKNDLVSGRETWGMVEIGYRPPDDYDLKFYRNKAKGANRGKIKLVAFKTFCPYTIDINYYKEARKEFTISEWLDVLLGAVDYNANGYLGDEEKKLTMLTRLLPFVEKRLNLIELAPKGTGKSYLFGRVSRFGWLSSGGIMSRAKMFYDQNQRVEGLVSGNDFITLDEVQTISFTNISEMRAALKGYLESGIFTVGNYEGAAEAGVILCGNIKKEIMDEDGYGNMFEELPDVFHESALIERFHGFIKGWNIPRMNDDLKVSGWALNSEYFCSILHEMRNDMSYRAIVDELIEVPEAADTRDTEAVKRIATAYLKLLFPNVREPDDITARDFKRYCLDRAKKMRDTIKYQIGILDSEYTGKDIPIFSVRPDSDL from the coding sequence ATGATTGAAAAGCTAAGAAACTATTTTGATGAGATGGTTGTATATAAAGATCTCAAGAAAAGCAACTTCCTTTCTGCATTAAGCTTGCCTTCATTTATGCGCGACTGGCTTTTGAAGAGATTTGAAGGTGAGGACGGGTATTTTGATCCGGACGAATTGGCTCGATTCGTGCGTACATATCTACCACGCAAGGACGATTGGACAGCAATAAAGAATCGGGTAATTATTGAAAATGAACGCGTGAAATTTCTTGCCAAAGTTTCTGTAGATATAGATATTAAAACAAGGGAGGTTTCTTTTTCACTTCCAGACTTTGGCCTTACAAGCAAAGACACTATCATTGAAGATAGTGTCTGGGACATTTGTAAGAATGATTTAGTTAGCGGACGAGAAACATGGGGCATGGTTGAAATAGGATATCGACCTCCCGATGACTATGACTTGAAATTTTATAGAAACAAAGCCAAAGGGGCTAATAGAGGCAAAATCAAACTTGTTGCTTTCAAGACTTTCTGTCCTTATACAATCGATATTAACTACTACAAAGAAGCGCGTAAAGAATTTACTATATCAGAATGGCTTGATGTGCTATTGGGCGCAGTGGACTACAATGCGAACGGCTATCTTGGTGACGAAGAAAAAAAACTTACAATGTTAACCAGACTACTCCCTTTTGTAGAAAAAAGACTAAATCTCATAGAACTTGCACCAAAAGGAACGGGAAAATCATATCTTTTTGGACGTGTCAGTCGTTTTGGATGGCTATCAAGCGGTGGCATTATGAGTAGGGCAAAAATGTTTTATGATCAAAACCAGCGCGTTGAGGGCTTGGTATCAGGAAACGATTTTATAACCCTTGATGAAGTGCAAACAATATCCTTTACCAATATAAGTGAAATGAGAGCAGCTCTAAAAGGCTATCTTGAGTCAGGAATTTTTACTGTAGGTAATTATGAAGGAGCAGCTGAAGCTGGCGTAATCTTGTGCGGCAATATTAAAAAAGAGATTATGGATGAAGACGGTTATGGAAATATGTTTGAAGAGCTGCCTGATGTATTTCACGAGTCAGCTCTCATAGAGCGTTTTCATGGCTTCATAAAAGGATGGAATATACCGCGAATGAATGATGATCTTAAGGTTTCCGGGTGGGCGCTTAATTCAGAATATTTCTGTTCAATATTGCACGAAATGCGCAATGATATGAGTTATCGTGCCATTGTGGATGAACTCATCGAAGTCCCAGAAGCAGCAGATACTCGAGATACAGAGGCAGTAAAACGTATAGCGACTGCATATCTAAAACTGCTATTTCCAAATGTGCGTGAGCCTGACGACATTACTGCTCGTGATTTTAAGCGCTACTGCCTTGACAGAGCAAAAAAAATGAGAGATACAATAAAATACCAAATCGGCATCCTCGACTCAGAATACACTGGTAAAGACATACCCATATTTAGTGTCAGACCAGATAGCGACTTATAA